One window of Vibrio atlanticus genomic DNA carries:
- a CDS encoding 4a-hydroxytetrahydrobiopterin dehydratase, with protein sequence MLNEQKCEACSIEAIALSKDEQQSLLLELSDWQIIERDGIPQLEKVFKFKNYKQAWAFSNKVSELAEEEFHHPSILLEWGKVTVTWWSHSIKGLHKNDFICASRCDVFAVSE encoded by the coding sequence ATGTTGAATGAACAAAAATGCGAAGCCTGCAGTATCGAAGCGATTGCCCTAAGTAAAGATGAACAACAATCTTTACTGTTGGAGTTGTCAGACTGGCAGATCATCGAAAGAGACGGCATCCCGCAGCTTGAGAAAGTGTTTAAGTTTAAGAACTACAAACAAGCGTGGGCATTCAGCAACAAAGTGTCAGAGTTAGCAGAAGAAGAGTTCCATCACCCTTCGATCTTATTGGAGTGGGGCAAAGTGACTGTAACGTGGTGGAGCCACTCAATCAAAGGCCTGCACAAAAATGACTTCATCTGCGCCTCACGTTGCGATGTGTTCGCGGTGAGTGAATAG
- the phhA gene encoding phenylalanine 4-monooxygenase, producing the protein MTQYHSKPVSQEGWVEWSLEEDAIWHDLVKRQLDVINDRACDAYLHGLTLLDLPLDRVPQLPEINKVLMETTGWQVQPVPALIDFDRFFDLLANKKFPVATFLRTRDEFDYLQEPDFFHEIFGHCAMLTNADFAAFTEHYGKLGQAATSKQRAYLARLYWFTVEFGLVKEGQKLKIYGGGILSSPAETMYALGGDLAVRERFDLQTVLRTPYRIDIMQPKYYVIDELSELFQISQENLLQQADLAIDAGLLPPLFEPKEPTHVE; encoded by the coding sequence ATGACTCAATATCATTCTAAGCCCGTGAGCCAAGAGGGATGGGTTGAGTGGAGCCTCGAAGAAGACGCCATTTGGCACGACTTAGTGAAAAGGCAACTGGACGTCATTAATGACCGCGCATGCGATGCTTATTTGCACGGTTTGACCCTGCTGGATCTGCCATTAGACAGAGTCCCTCAGCTTCCAGAGATAAACAAGGTGCTAATGGAAACAACAGGTTGGCAGGTTCAGCCTGTGCCCGCATTGATCGATTTCGACCGATTCTTTGATTTGCTCGCCAATAAAAAATTCCCAGTTGCGACATTTCTGAGAACGCGAGATGAGTTCGATTACTTACAAGAACCTGATTTCTTTCATGAAATTTTCGGCCACTGTGCCATGCTCACCAATGCCGATTTCGCGGCTTTCACTGAGCATTATGGAAAACTAGGCCAAGCCGCCACATCTAAACAGCGGGCCTATCTTGCCCGTTTGTATTGGTTTACGGTTGAGTTCGGTTTAGTAAAAGAGGGACAAAAACTGAAAATTTATGGCGGTGGTATTCTCTCGTCTCCGGCGGAAACCATGTATGCATTGGGTGGTGATTTGGCGGTTCGTGAGCGGTTCGATCTGCAAACGGTGTTAAGAACTCCTTATCGTATCGACATCATGCAGCCGAAATATTACGTGATCGACGAGCTGTCTGAGCTCTTCCAAATCAGTCAGGAAAACCTATTACAGCAAGCTGATCTCGCCATCGATGCGGGGTTGCTACCACCACTTTTTGAACCCAAGGAACCAACACATGTTGAATGA
- a CDS encoding acetoacetate--CoA ligase → MHESNKPVWQPSDQRIAHANVTRFMDSLTLSGLKPQDLGLETEWKNYTVLHQWSVEHPESFWQNVWQFCGMVGSQDSIDNAQRELIKTQGESRWQQSKSNRDAVWFPNAQVNYAENLLHSAKALPNELAIWFENERGEHQSYTWQNLCKEVSNVQQWLVDSGVGQGDIVAAYTPYLPQTVIAMLATTSLGAIWTSTSPDFGVESVIERFGQVKPKVLFTCDGYTFNGKTFDMTDKNREIIEHLNELKQVCQVGYLKNNDFEHDVSLQNWHSIINQYQPKPLRFTRVGFNEPLFVLYSSGTTGKPKCIVHSVGGTIINHLKEHQLHCDIKPRDRVFYYTTCGWMMWNWHVSALASGACLVIFDGSPVYPQPSVLWDLAQRTDVSLFGTSAKYLEAIENAELSPIDNHSLPHLRTLCSTGSVLYPEQFDYVYKHIKQDLHLASISGGTDICGCFVLGNPISPVYRGECQQAGLGVDIKVFNSSGHKVNHERGELVCTNSLPNFPVGFWNDTGERYHSTYWDKFDNVWHHGDEVAQSVHCGYLFYGRGDTTLNPGGVRIGTAEIYQQVNTIEGIVDSIAVGKDIDRNEQIWLFVQLQQGVDLDDGLLTAIKSKLKSSCSPRHVPSQIFAISDVPKTRSGKLVELAVKQVVNGKDVENLGAIANAEVLEEIKRVVSL, encoded by the coding sequence ATGCACGAAAGCAATAAGCCAGTTTGGCAGCCTAGCGACCAGCGTATCGCACACGCCAACGTAACCCGATTTATGGATAGCCTCACTCTGTCAGGATTAAAGCCACAAGACTTAGGGCTTGAGACGGAATGGAAAAACTACACGGTGCTTCATCAATGGTCTGTGGAACATCCCGAGTCGTTTTGGCAGAACGTTTGGCAGTTTTGTGGAATGGTGGGCTCGCAAGACAGTATTGATAACGCACAAAGAGAGCTCATCAAAACTCAAGGCGAGAGCCGTTGGCAACAGTCAAAATCGAATCGCGATGCGGTGTGGTTTCCTAATGCTCAAGTTAACTACGCCGAAAACTTGCTCCATTCAGCAAAAGCGTTGCCAAACGAGCTTGCGATTTGGTTTGAGAATGAGCGTGGCGAGCATCAAAGCTACACATGGCAAAACTTGTGTAAGGAAGTATCTAACGTTCAACAATGGCTTGTCGATAGCGGCGTGGGGCAAGGTGATATAGTTGCTGCATATACGCCCTACCTGCCACAAACCGTGATTGCGATGTTGGCAACCACCAGCTTAGGGGCTATTTGGACATCGACCTCGCCTGATTTTGGCGTCGAGAGCGTGATTGAGCGATTTGGCCAAGTGAAACCTAAGGTGCTTTTCACCTGTGACGGCTACACCTTCAATGGCAAGACGTTCGATATGACGGACAAAAACCGTGAAATCATCGAACACTTAAACGAATTAAAACAGGTGTGTCAGGTCGGCTATTTAAAGAACAATGATTTTGAGCATGACGTGTCACTCCAAAACTGGCACAGCATCATCAATCAGTATCAACCAAAACCTCTTCGATTTACTCGTGTCGGCTTCAATGAACCTCTGTTTGTACTCTACTCTTCTGGCACCACCGGCAAGCCAAAATGTATTGTGCATTCTGTTGGCGGCACCATCATCAACCACCTAAAAGAGCATCAACTTCACTGCGATATTAAACCAAGAGATCGCGTGTTCTACTACACCACTTGTGGTTGGATGATGTGGAACTGGCACGTCTCTGCGCTCGCCAGCGGTGCTTGTTTGGTGATCTTTGATGGTAGCCCGGTTTATCCGCAACCTAGCGTTCTGTGGGATTTAGCGCAGCGCACCGATGTGTCGCTGTTTGGCACCTCAGCCAAGTATCTAGAAGCGATCGAGAATGCAGAGCTCTCACCGATCGACAATCACTCTCTTCCCCACTTAAGAACACTGTGCTCGACGGGTTCAGTGCTCTACCCTGAGCAATTCGATTACGTCTACAAACACATCAAACAAGACCTGCATTTAGCCTCAATTTCTGGAGGGACAGATATTTGTGGCTGCTTTGTTTTAGGCAATCCAATCTCGCCAGTGTATCGCGGAGAGTGCCAACAAGCCGGGCTCGGCGTCGACATCAAGGTGTTCAATTCGTCTGGTCACAAGGTTAATCATGAACGTGGCGAACTGGTGTGTACAAACTCCCTCCCCAACTTCCCTGTTGGCTTCTGGAATGACACCGGAGAGCGCTACCACAGCACTTACTGGGACAAGTTCGATAATGTGTGGCATCACGGTGATGAAGTCGCACAAAGCGTGCATTGTGGCTACCTGTTCTACGGGCGAGGAGACACCACACTCAACCCTGGTGGTGTGCGAATTGGGACTGCTGAAATCTATCAACAAGTGAACACCATTGAGGGCATTGTTGACTCGATAGCAGTCGGTAAAGACATCGACCGCAATGAGCAGATATGGTTGTTTGTTCAACTACAGCAAGGTGTGGATCTAGATGATGGGCTACTGACAGCCATCAAAAGCAAACTCAAATCCTCTTGTTCACCAAGGCACGTGCCAAGCCAGATATTTGCAATCAGCGATGTGCCAAAAACGCGCTCAGGCAAGTTGGTGGAGTTGGCGGTGAAACAGGTTGTAAATGGTAAGGATGTAGAAAACCTCGGGGCAATTGCTAACGCCGAGGTTTTGGAAGAAATAAAGCGCGTTGTTTCGCTTTAG
- a CDS encoding carbamate kinase has protein sequence MRIVLALGGNALLARGQALTAENQRENIIKSAASIAAIAREHEIVIVHGNGPQVGLLMEQNAAYSEYSPETTPYPMDVLGSQTCGMVGYMLQQELRNIDPELDVATLVTQTEVCKKDPAFANPTKFVGPVYTEQRAKELMAQSTMQFKADGEYYRRVVPSPMPKSIVEIQQIETLLDTENLVIACGGGGVPVSIEQGKSTGVECVIDKDLTAELLAEKIHADLFIILTDGSIFRNYGKEDQAEMKQATPAGLAEFSFPAGSMGPKIDAVCKFVEAGLGNAAIGSLFDLDKIITNEAGTLITKGEGIVYY, from the coding sequence ATGCGCATAGTATTAGCTTTAGGCGGTAACGCTCTTTTAGCAAGAGGCCAAGCATTAACGGCTGAGAACCAACGTGAAAATATAATCAAATCAGCGGCGAGTATTGCTGCGATAGCACGCGAGCATGAGATTGTTATCGTTCATGGTAATGGCCCACAAGTAGGTTTGTTGATGGAACAAAACGCGGCTTATAGCGAATATTCGCCAGAGACGACACCATACCCAATGGATGTACTCGGCTCTCAAACCTGTGGCATGGTGGGCTACATGTTACAACAAGAGCTCAGAAACATTGACCCTGAATTAGACGTAGCGACGCTAGTCACGCAAACTGAAGTATGCAAAAAAGACCCTGCGTTTGCTAACCCGACTAAATTTGTTGGCCCTGTATATACAGAGCAACGAGCTAAAGAGTTAATGGCTCAAAGCACAATGCAGTTTAAAGCTGATGGCGAGTACTACCGACGCGTTGTGCCTTCTCCTATGCCAAAAAGCATTGTTGAAATTCAGCAAATTGAAACTCTTCTAGATACAGAAAACCTTGTTATCGCTTGTGGCGGCGGCGGTGTTCCCGTGAGTATTGAGCAAGGTAAGAGTACTGGCGTAGAGTGCGTCATTGACAAAGATCTTACGGCTGAACTACTCGCTGAAAAAATCCATGCCGACTTATTTATTATCTTAACCGATGGTTCGATTTTCCGTAACTATGGTAAAGAAGACCAAGCAGAAATGAAGCAAGCAACGCCTGCTGGTTTAGCAGAATTTTCATTCCCTGCTGGTTCTATGGGGCCAAAAATTGATGCCGTTTGCAAATTCGTTGAAGCTGGCTTAGGTAATGCGGCGATTGGTTCATTATTTGATTTAGATAAAATAATCACCAATGAAGCTGGCACTCTGATAACGAAAGGCGAAGGTATTGTTTATTACTAA
- the maiA gene encoding maleylacetoacetate isomerase: MSESIVNKNILLYGYWRSSAAYRVRIGLNLKQLNYESKSVHLVRNGGEQHDPQYRELNASQLVPVLVDGDVQLNQSLAILQYLDEHYSCESSPEVSLIPEQTPLRYQALAMAQDIAMEIHPLNNLRVLQYLERELSCEQEAKMDWLRYWMSQGFSALEEKLAKHRKTHGDSVCSLTDSPCIVDICIVPQVYNALRFDVDMSPYPLINSIVEACNQLPAFIDAMPENQADANTPM; the protein is encoded by the coding sequence ATGAGCGAGAGCATCGTGAACAAGAACATTTTACTTTACGGTTACTGGCGCTCTTCGGCTGCCTATAGAGTGCGTATTGGGTTGAACCTAAAGCAACTCAACTATGAGTCTAAATCGGTGCACTTGGTGCGTAATGGCGGCGAGCAACATGATCCACAATATCGCGAGCTCAATGCCAGCCAATTAGTGCCTGTGCTGGTGGATGGTGACGTTCAACTCAATCAGTCACTGGCTATTCTTCAGTATCTCGATGAGCACTATTCTTGTGAGAGTAGCCCGGAAGTCTCGCTGATTCCTGAGCAAACACCACTGCGCTATCAAGCACTGGCGATGGCTCAGGATATTGCGATGGAAATTCATCCTCTTAATAACCTGCGCGTGTTGCAATATTTGGAGCGAGAATTGTCGTGCGAGCAAGAGGCGAAAATGGATTGGCTTCGTTACTGGATGAGCCAAGGGTTTTCAGCGTTAGAAGAGAAGCTGGCCAAACACCGAAAAACACACGGTGATTCGGTGTGTAGCCTCACGGATTCACCATGCATTGTCGATATCTGCATAGTGCCGCAGGTGTATAACGCGTTGCGCTTTGATGTTGATATGTCGCCGTATCCGCTAATTAATTCGATTGTCGAAGCGTGTAATCAGTTGCCCGCTTTTATTGATGCGATGCCAGAGAACCAAGCGGATGCGAATACACCGATGTGA
- a CDS encoding fumarylacetoacetate hydrolase family protein: MKLATKKNGTRDGLLMVVSKDLKQCVAATEIFHAMHLAPTMQVALDNWDSVAPQLEELYTSLNNGHVTGSEVFAPQYCESPLPRAYQWADGSAYVNHVELVRKARGAEMPESFWVDPLMYQGGSDAFIGPRDNIEFASDEWGIDFEGEVAIVTGDVPMGASAKQAHESIRLLMLVNDVSLRGLIPAELAKGFGFFQSKPSSAFSPVAVTPDELGEQWKGSKVHLPLISTYNDQPFGCPNAGVDMTFNFAELVVHAAKTRPLSAGAIIGSGTVSNKQGTDHGTSIAEGGVGYSCIAEVRMIETIRDGKPSTKFMSFGDSIKLEMFDEAGDSIFGSIDQKVSQYRAV, encoded by the coding sequence ATGAAATTAGCAACCAAGAAAAATGGTACTCGCGATGGTTTATTGATGGTCGTGAGTAAAGATCTCAAACAGTGTGTAGCTGCCACTGAAATCTTCCATGCGATGCATCTGGCGCCAACCATGCAGGTGGCTTTGGATAACTGGGACAGCGTTGCACCTCAGTTAGAAGAGTTATACACCTCGTTAAACAACGGGCATGTGACAGGCAGTGAAGTGTTTGCACCTCAGTATTGTGAATCGCCTCTGCCACGTGCTTATCAATGGGCTGATGGCAGCGCGTATGTAAACCACGTTGAATTGGTGCGTAAAGCACGTGGTGCTGAAATGCCAGAAAGCTTCTGGGTCGATCCATTAATGTATCAAGGCGGTTCAGATGCCTTTATCGGCCCTCGTGACAACATCGAGTTTGCCAGCGACGAGTGGGGCATCGATTTCGAGGGCGAAGTCGCGATTGTGACCGGTGACGTGCCAATGGGTGCCAGTGCTAAACAGGCGCACGAGTCGATTCGATTACTGATGTTGGTGAACGATGTGTCGCTGCGCGGTTTGATTCCGGCTGAGCTCGCGAAAGGCTTTGGCTTCTTCCAGTCTAAACCGTCTTCGGCGTTCTCTCCGGTTGCCGTCACACCTGATGAGCTTGGCGAACAGTGGAAAGGCAGCAAGGTGCATCTACCACTGATATCGACCTACAACGACCAGCCTTTTGGTTGTCCTAATGCGGGCGTCGATATGACTTTCAACTTTGCTGAACTAGTAGTCCATGCTGCGAAAACTCGCCCACTATCGGCCGGTGCGATCATTGGCTCGGGTACGGTTTCCAATAAGCAAGGCACAGACCATGGCACCTCAATTGCCGAGGGCGGTGTGGGTTATTCATGCATTGCTGAAGTTCGTATGATAGAGACCATCCGCGATGGTAAACCTTCGACTAAATTTATGTCGTTTGGTGACTCGATCAAGCTTGAGATGTTTGATGAGGCGGGTGATTCCATTTTTGGTTCGATAGACCAAAAAGTGAGCCAGTATCGAGCGGTATAA
- a CDS encoding homogentisate 1,2-dioxygenase, whose product MHKWISFPHREGVCSKQAHADFPEEAIYEREAGRSGFFGPAAHFHHQHAPTGWSEWEGDLRPRAFDFTLVEKASQITPWAVPHLLHNADCKIRVWRMDDKMDVLVRNSDGDELLFIHQGSADLYCDYGHLAVSEGDYVMIPRSTNWRLEPSEPMFILMIENTDAAYSLPEKGMVGNHAVFDPAVLEIPSINDQFRAQYSENQTQVQVKRHEKVSVITYPFNPLDAIGWHGDLAVVKVNWRDIRPLMSHRYHLPPSAHTTFVGAGFVVCTFVPRPIESDPGALKVPFYHNNDDYDEVLFYHAGDFFSRDNIEAGMVTFHPAGFTHGPHPKAFKAGQAHKKKFTDEVAVMIDTRHALQFSDELDSVENKEYVYSWQEK is encoded by the coding sequence ATGCATAAATGGATCTCGTTTCCTCATCGGGAGGGTGTGTGTTCTAAACAAGCTCACGCCGACTTCCCCGAAGAGGCAATCTATGAGCGAGAAGCCGGCCGAAGTGGTTTCTTCGGCCCTGCTGCTCACTTTCATCACCAACATGCCCCAACAGGTTGGTCGGAGTGGGAGGGCGATTTACGTCCTCGCGCTTTTGATTTTACGCTGGTGGAAAAAGCCAGCCAGATAACCCCTTGGGCGGTGCCTCATCTTTTGCACAACGCGGACTGCAAAATCCGCGTATGGCGCATGGATGACAAGATGGATGTCTTGGTGCGTAACTCTGACGGTGATGAGCTGCTGTTCATTCACCAAGGCAGCGCCGATCTTTATTGTGACTATGGTCATCTAGCGGTGAGTGAAGGGGATTACGTGATGATCCCGCGCTCAACCAATTGGCGCTTGGAGCCTAGCGAGCCGATGTTCATCTTGATGATTGAGAACACCGACGCGGCTTATTCCTTGCCAGAGAAAGGCATGGTCGGCAATCATGCGGTGTTTGATCCGGCGGTTCTTGAAATTCCATCGATCAATGATCAATTCCGCGCTCAGTATTCTGAAAACCAGACTCAGGTTCAGGTGAAGCGTCACGAAAAAGTCAGCGTGATCACCTATCCGTTCAATCCATTGGATGCGATTGGTTGGCATGGCGACTTAGCGGTGGTGAAAGTGAATTGGCGCGATATCAGACCGCTGATGTCACATCGTTACCACTTGCCACCGTCTGCACACACGACCTTTGTGGGCGCAGGCTTTGTGGTGTGTACCTTTGTACCACGCCCGATAGAGAGCGATCCCGGAGCGCTGAAAGTGCCGTTCTACCACAACAATGATGACTACGACGAAGTGCTGTTCTATCACGCTGGTGACTTTTTCAGTCGCGACAATATTGAAGCGGGCATGGTGACCTTCCATCCAGCAGGCTTCACTCATGGACCTCACCCTAAAGCGTTTAAGGCAGGTCAGGCGCATAAGAAGAAGTTTACCGATGAAGTGGCGGTGATGATCGATACTCGCCATGCGCTGCAGTTCTCTGACGAACTCGATAGTGTTGAGAACAAAGAATATGTCTACAGTTGGCAAGAGAAGTAA
- the hppD gene encoding 4-hydroxyphenylpyruvate dioxygenase, which translates to MVESYNPLGTDGFEFVEYTAVDHKGIEQLKALFVSLGFAEIAKHRSKEAWLYRQGDINFIVNEQPHSQAEAFAKVHGPSVCGMAFRVNEATVAVEQAFKGGGEEYKTEIGPMELSIPAIYGIGESLLYFVDRYGKQSIYDVDFRFYDDAEQRMAEANVGLYEIDHLTHNVKQGNMDVWSGFYERLGNFREIRYFDIEGKLTGLVSRAMTSPCGKIRIPINESSDDKSQIEEFIREYNGEGIQHIALATDDIYQTVKTLRDRGMDFMPTPDTYYEKVDDRVKGHGEDTDLLRDLRVLIDGAPTKDGILLQIFTQTVIGPVFFEIIQRKGNEGFGEGNFKALFESIEEDQIRRGVLDDA; encoded by the coding sequence ATGGTGGAGTCATACAACCCGCTTGGCACGGATGGATTCGAGTTTGTTGAATACACGGCCGTTGACCACAAGGGAATTGAGCAACTTAAAGCGCTGTTTGTGTCACTTGGTTTTGCTGAGATCGCCAAGCACCGTTCAAAAGAGGCTTGGCTGTATCGACAAGGTGACATCAACTTTATCGTCAATGAACAGCCTCACAGCCAAGCGGAAGCGTTCGCTAAAGTGCATGGGCCATCGGTGTGTGGCATGGCTTTTCGTGTCAACGAAGCAACAGTTGCAGTGGAGCAAGCGTTTAAGGGCGGTGGTGAAGAGTACAAGACAGAAATAGGGCCGATGGAACTGAGCATTCCTGCCATTTACGGCATCGGTGAAAGCCTGCTCTATTTTGTGGATCGTTATGGCAAGCAGAGCATCTACGACGTCGACTTCCGATTCTATGACGATGCGGAACAGCGCATGGCCGAAGCCAATGTTGGTTTGTATGAAATCGACCACCTCACGCACAACGTTAAGCAAGGCAATATGGATGTATGGTCTGGGTTCTATGAGCGTCTTGGTAACTTCCGCGAGATTCGTTACTTCGACATTGAAGGCAAGCTGACAGGCCTTGTGAGCCGCGCCATGACCTCACCGTGTGGCAAAATCCGTATCCCTATCAATGAGTCTTCCGACGACAAATCACAAATCGAAGAGTTTATTCGCGAATACAACGGCGAAGGTATCCAACACATCGCACTCGCAACGGATGACATCTACCAAACAGTGAAGACTCTGCGTGATCGCGGCATGGACTTTATGCCAACCCCAGATACCTACTATGAGAAAGTTGACGATCGTGTGAAAGGCCACGGTGAAGACACTGATCTGCTTCGCGACCTGCGTGTTTTGATTGATGGCGCACCGACCAAAGACGGCATTTTGCTGCAAATTTTTACGCAGACCGTAATCGGGCCTGTGTTCTTTGAAATCATTCAGCGTAAAGGCAACGAAGGCTTTGGCGAAGGTAACTTCAAGGCGCTGTTTGAATCGATTGAAGAGGACCAGATTCGTCGAGGAGTATTAGACGATGCATAA
- a CDS encoding HAD family hydrolase, whose amino-acid sequence MFKPLYVFDMDETLINADAAMLWNEFLVEKGIATAPNFIEEDKRLMGLYSEGKLNMEDYLTFSMQPLADMPTEQVTALVEECVEQHILPRQFKQSKPLIEQLENDDIDMLIISASVTFLVEAVGRKIGIENALGIDLIENQGRFTSQISGVPSYREGKVTRLKEWLDNQETNYSDIHFYTDSINDLPLCEHADFAYLVNPCPRLKALADQPNWSILDWD is encoded by the coding sequence ATGTTCAAACCTTTGTATGTATTTGATATGGATGAAACGCTGATCAATGCCGATGCAGCGATGCTCTGGAATGAGTTCTTGGTTGAAAAGGGCATTGCCACAGCGCCCAACTTTATTGAAGAAGATAAGCGCTTAATGGGCTTGTATTCGGAAGGCAAACTGAACATGGAAGATTACCTCACGTTTTCCATGCAGCCTTTGGCCGATATGCCAACAGAGCAAGTCACCGCATTGGTGGAAGAGTGTGTTGAACAGCATATTTTGCCTAGACAGTTCAAGCAGTCGAAACCCTTGATTGAGCAGCTTGAGAATGATGATATCGACATGTTGATCATCTCTGCCAGCGTCACTTTCCTAGTAGAAGCGGTCGGTCGCAAGATTGGTATTGAGAACGCACTCGGTATCGACTTGATTGAAAACCAAGGCCGTTTTACTTCTCAAATATCAGGTGTGCCAAGCTACCGTGAAGGTAAAGTCACCCGTTTAAAAGAGTGGTTAGACAATCAAGAAACTAACTACTCAGACATTCACTTTTATACTGATTCAATCAACGACTTACCTTTGTGTGAACACGCTGATTTTGCCTATTTGGTAAACCCATGCCCGCGTTTGAAAGCACTGGCTGATCAACCGAATTGGTCGATCCTCGACTGGGATTAA